The following proteins are encoded in a genomic region of Fusobacterium varium:
- a CDS encoding rod shape-determining protein — protein sequence MKLFPSFRLNRSIGIDLGTANTLVYSKKHKKIVLNEPSVVAVERESRKVLAVGNEAKEMLGKTPDTIVAVKPLSEGVIADYDITEAMIKYFIKKVFGSYNFIMPEIMICVPIDVTGVEKRAVLEAAISAGAKRAYLIEEARAAALGSGLDIAVPEGNMIIDIGGGSTDVAVISLGGTVVSKTIRTAGNNFDIDIIKYVKKTHNLLIGDKTAEEIKIKIGTALPLEEEETIAIKGRDLIMGLPKTVEISSEEVREAINDSLMEIVECVKYVLERTPPELAADIVDNGIVMAGGGSLIRNFPEMIAKHTNLAVRLAENPLESVVRGAGMALDQLNILRKIEKAER from the coding sequence ATGAAGTTATTCCCAAGTTTTAGACTTAACAGAAGTATAGGAATAGATTTAGGAACAGCTAATACACTTGTATATAGCAAGAAACATAAAAAAATAGTTTTAAATGAACCTTCAGTTGTTGCAGTTGAGAGAGAGAGTAGAAAAGTTTTGGCTGTTGGAAATGAAGCTAAAGAGATGCTTGGAAAAACTCCAGATACAATAGTTGCAGTAAAACCTTTAAGTGAAGGGGTAATAGCAGATTATGATATAACAGAAGCTATGATAAAATACTTTATTAAAAAAGTTTTTGGATCATATAATTTTATTATGCCAGAAATTATGATATGTGTGCCAATAGATGTTACAGGGGTAGAGAAAAGAGCAGTACTAGAAGCTGCAATTTCAGCAGGAGCAAAGAGAGCTTATCTTATAGAGGAAGCTAGAGCTGCTGCTCTTGGATCTGGACTTGATATAGCGGTCCCAGAAGGAAATATGATAATAGATATTGGTGGTGGATCTACAGACGTAGCTGTTATCTCATTAGGGGGAACAGTAGTAAGTAAAACAATAAGAACAGCTGGAAATAACTTTGATATTGATATTATAAAATATGTAAAGAAAACACATAACCTATTAATAGGAGATAAGACAGCTGAAGAGATAAAAATTAAGATAGGAACTGCTCTTCCATTAGAAGAGGAAGAAACTATTGCTATAAAAGGAAGAGACTTAATAATGGGACTTCCTAAAACAGTAGAGATAAGTTCTGAAGAGGTAAGAGAGGCTATAAATGATTCTCTTATGGAGATTGTAGAGTGTGTAAAATATGTCCTTGAAAGAACTCCACCAGAACTTGCAGCTGATATTGTAGATAATGGAATAGTTATGGCTGGAGGAGGTTCATTGATAAGAAACTTCCCTGAGATGATAGCTAAACATACTAATCTAGCAGTTAGATTAGCTGAAAATCCTCTTGAAAGTGTTGTAAGAGGGGCTGGAATGGCACTTGATCAACTAAATATATTAAGAAAAATAGAAAAGGCTGAAAGATAA
- a CDS encoding nitrilase: MRVHIEQMKPVLGDREKNLLKMLEAIDKGIANGEDLIVFPELCLNGYVLEDLVFETAIKDVPEILLEKSREISIIFGAVEIGEEDYPYNTLFYLEDGKVIYKHRKVYLANYGMFFEGRYFMSGDKIRAFDTKFGRMAMGQGEDMMHQSVQFILAQDNAKYIFVSAAAPARLGINKHDISSQWRDILKSSSYLNGVYTIFANRVGVEDGITFFGNSMAVAPNGDIIQEADFMKEGSLSCELSDRKVRTARIATPIFKNENLDLVKREIERIIKGKIN; this comes from the coding sequence ATGAGAGTTCATATTGAACAGATGAAACCTGTGTTAGGAGATAGAGAGAAAAACTTATTAAAGATGTTAGAGGCTATTGATAAAGGAATAGCTAACGGAGAAGATTTAATAGTTTTTCCTGAACTATGTTTAAATGGATATGTTTTAGAAGATTTAGTTTTTGAAACTGCAATAAAAGATGTTCCAGAAATTTTATTAGAAAAAAGTAGAGAGATAAGTATAATTTTTGGAGCAGTAGAGATAGGAGAGGAAGACTATCCTTATAATACACTTTTCTATCTTGAAGATGGAAAGGTTATTTATAAACATAGAAAAGTTTATCTTGCAAATTATGGAATGTTTTTTGAAGGTAGATATTTTATGAGTGGAGATAAGATAAGAGCCTTTGATACAAAATTTGGAAGAATGGCTATGGGACAAGGTGAAGATATGATGCATCAATCTGTACAATTTATCTTAGCTCAAGATAATGCTAAATATATCTTTGTATCAGCAGCAGCACCAGCTAGATTAGGAATTAATAAACATGATATTTCTTCACAATGGAGAGATATTTTAAAAAGCAGTTCATATTTAAATGGAGTTTATACAATATTTGCAAATAGAGTTGGAGTTGAAGATGGAATCACATTCTTTGGAAACTCTATGGCAGTAGCTCCTAATGGAGATATAATTCAAGAGGCTGACTTTATGAAAGAAGGAAGTTTAAGCTGTGAATTAAGTGATAGAAAAGTAAGGACAGCAAGAATTGCTACACCTATATTTAAAAATGAGAATTTAGATTTAGTTAAGAGAGAGATAGAAAGAATAATAAAAGGAAAAATTAACTAG
- the ispD gene encoding 2-C-methyl-D-erythritol 4-phosphate cytidylyltransferase, with protein MYCGNSKIGKKVTLILAAAGVGKRMGLSYPKQFLEYNDKPLFVTPLEIAENSKIIDDIIIVTNEDNIQLVEDICKKYSITKVKEVVAGGKERQNSIYNALRKDDNSDIILVQDGVRPFLKEKYIEKSCELLDNEEDLVGVVVGVPVKDTIKVVGIDGEILTTPNRSALVAVHTPQTFRGDILKQAYEQAEKDGFLGTDDSSLVERLDLKVKILIGDYDNIKITTQEDLKFL; from the coding sequence ATGTACTGTGGTAACTCTAAAATAGGAAAAAAAGTAACTCTTATATTAGCAGCAGCTGGAGTAGGAAAGAGAATGGGGCTATCATATCCGAAGCAATTTTTAGAGTATAATGATAAACCTCTTTTTGTAACTCCTTTAGAGATTGCTGAAAACTCAAAGATTATAGATGATATTATTATAGTGACTAATGAAGATAATATCCAATTAGTAGAGGATATTTGTAAAAAATATAGTATTACAAAAGTTAAAGAAGTAGTAGCAGGTGGAAAAGAGAGACAAAATTCTATCTATAATGCTTTGAGAAAAGATGATAATAGTGATATTATATTAGTGCAAGATGGAGTAAGACCATTTTTAAAGGAAAAATATATTGAAAAAAGTTGTGAATTGTTAGACAATGAAGAGGATTTAGTAGGAGTTGTAGTTGGAGTTCCTGTAAAAGATACAATAAAAGTTGTAGGAATTGATGGAGAGATCTTAACTACACCTAATAGATCTGCCCTTGTTGCAGTTCATACACCTCAAACTTTTAGAGGTGATATTTTAAAACAAGCTTATGAACAAGCTGAAAAAGATGGTTTCTTAGGAACTGATGATTCATCTTTAGTTGAAAGATTAGATCTTAAAGTTAAAATATTAATTGGGGATTATGATAATATAAAGATAACTACACAAGAGGATCTAAAATTCTTGTAA
- a CDS encoding cysteine--tRNA ligase produces MIKIYNTLSGKVDEFKPIKDGEVSMYVCGPTVYNYIHIGNARPAIFFDTVRRYFEYRGYKVKYVQNFTDVDDKMIRRANEEGVDLKAIADKYIKAYFEDTSKVNLKEEGMIRPKATEHIGDMIEIIQNLIEKGHAYEADGDVYFDVESYKEKYGALSKQNIDDLQSGARIEVADIKKSPLDFALWKKAKEGEPSWDSPWGKGRPGWHIECSAMSHRYLGDTFDIHGGGQDLIFPHHENEIAQSKCSCGGEFARYWMHNGYININGEKMSKSGTFMLLRQVLEQFEGRVIRLFVLGAHYRKPMEFSNYELNQAKSSLERIENALVRAKNILANEAVENGNDCVELAEVLKTSSEKFIAGMDDDFNTAQGLGAIFELVKELNKALDSEKLSVLGKENVQKTVDYIVNIMEEVLGVKLKLDNEVGNLTSELVEFILELRREARAEKNWGMSDKIRDRLAEMGIKIKDGKDKTTWSM; encoded by the coding sequence ATGATAAAGATATACAATACACTTAGTGGAAAAGTTGATGAATTTAAACCTATAAAAGATGGAGAAGTGTCAATGTATGTCTGTGGACCTACTGTATATAACTATATTCATATAGGAAATGCAAGACCAGCTATCTTCTTTGATACTGTAAGAAGATATTTTGAATATAGAGGATATAAAGTAAAATATGTACAAAACTTCACTGACGTTGATGATAAAATGATAAGGAGAGCTAACGAAGAGGGAGTAGATTTAAAAGCTATTGCTGATAAATATATAAAAGCTTATTTTGAAGATACTTCAAAAGTTAACTTAAAAGAAGAGGGAATGATAAGACCTAAAGCAACTGAGCATATTGGTGATATGATTGAGATAATTCAAAATCTTATTGAGAAAGGACATGCTTATGAAGCTGATGGAGATGTATATTTTGATGTTGAGAGTTATAAAGAAAAATATGGAGCTCTTTCAAAACAAAATATAGATGATCTACAAAGTGGTGCAAGAATAGAAGTTGCAGATATAAAAAAATCTCCACTAGATTTTGCTCTTTGGAAAAAAGCTAAAGAGGGAGAACCTAGTTGGGATTCACCTTGGGGAAAAGGAAGACCAGGATGGCATATTGAATGTTCTGCAATGTCACATAGATATTTAGGAGATACATTTGATATTCATGGTGGAGGACAAGATTTAATATTCCCACACCATGAAAATGAGATAGCACAATCTAAATGCTCTTGTGGAGGAGAGTTTGCTAGATATTGGATGCACAATGGATATATCAATATCAATGGTGAAAAGATGTCTAAATCAGGAACATTTATGTTATTAAGACAAGTATTAGAGCAATTTGAAGGAAGAGTAATAAGACTGTTTGTATTGGGAGCTCATTATAGAAAACCTATGGAATTTTCAAACTATGAGTTAAATCAAGCTAAATCATCTCTTGAAAGAATAGAAAATGCTCTTGTAAGAGCTAAAAATATTCTTGCTAATGAAGCAGTAGAAAATGGAAATGATTGTGTAGAGTTAGCAGAAGTATTAAAAACTTCAAGTGAAAAGTTTATTGCTGGAATGGATGATGACTTTAACACAGCTCAAGGACTTGGAGCTATATTTGAACTTGTAAAAGAGTTAAATAAAGCTTTAGATAGTGAAAAACTAAGTGTATTAGGAAAAGAAAATGTACAAAAAACAGTTGATTATATAGTAAATATAATGGAAGAAGTTCTAGGAGTTAAATTAAAATTAGATAATGAAGTTGGAAACCTTACTTCTGAACTTGTAGAATTTATTCTTGAACTTAGAAGAGAAGCAAGAGCTGAAAAGAATTGGGGGATGTCAGATAAGATAAGAGATAGACTTGCTGAAATGGGAATAAAAATTAAAGATGGAAAGGATAAGACTACATGGAGTATGTAG
- a CDS encoding endonuclease MutS2, producing the protein MNKHSYTVLEFDKLREELASYSAIEENHYKIMSMEPFKDFSSLNRELDILRDFTDFVKYDGGLETAGMRDICKLTKKSQLIGTYLDVEDLWDINYNLRLFRVFKNRLEDLGKYRDLKDKFHDVPMLRAIEDIINKAVDNNKEIKDDASLDLRDIRFHKKTLSMNIKRKFDELFNEPQFSKVFQEKIITERDGRSVVPVKADFKGQIKGIEHDRSSSGQTVFIEPLSIVALNNKMRELEIKEKEEIRKILLRITDYIRNSKDDIDKVGEAIITLDILNARAVYGIEKKCVVPSINNREVLTLVDARHPFIPADKVVPLTFEIGKDYNTLLITGPNTGGKTVALKTAGLLTLMALTGIPIPAHEHSSIGFFTGVFADIGDEQSIEQSLSSFSAHLKNVQEILENVTKASLVLLDELGSGTDPAEGSAFAMAVIDYLKDKRCKSIITTHYSEVKAHGYNEEGIETASMEFNVETLSPTYRLMIGIPGESNALTIARRLGVSEEVINKAKSYISDDNKKIEKMISNIKDKADELDEMKRQVEFLKAAAQRDKEIFEEKLRVIEKEKNEILKQAYEKADIMMREMQSKAAALVEKIQKEENKKEDIKNVQKSLNMLRSALQEDKSKNVEVKPKVARKIDYKVGDRLFVNSLNQFANVIKINKAKETVQVQAGILKMEVSMDDVKVVHEKKQKEYNTFVHKKTTSVRNEIDLRGKMVDEGIFELENYLDRAVMNSYTEVYVIHGKGTGALREGILNYLKKCPYVKEYRIGGHGEGGLGCTVVTLK; encoded by the coding sequence CCATTATAAAATAATGAGTATGGAGCCATTTAAAGATTTTAGTTCTTTAAATAGGGAACTAGATATTTTAAGAGATTTTACAGATTTTGTAAAATATGATGGTGGATTAGAAACTGCTGGAATGAGAGATATTTGCAAATTGACAAAAAAATCTCAATTGATAGGAACATATTTAGATGTTGAAGATCTATGGGATATAAATTATAACCTAAGACTTTTTAGAGTATTTAAAAATAGATTGGAAGATTTAGGAAAGTATAGAGATTTAAAGGATAAATTCCATGATGTTCCTATGCTTAGAGCAATAGAAGATATTATCAATAAAGCTGTTGATAATAATAAAGAGATAAAAGATGATGCTTCATTAGATTTAAGAGATATTAGATTCCACAAAAAAACTCTTTCAATGAATATAAAGAGAAAATTTGATGAGCTTTTCAATGAGCCACAATTCTCTAAAGTATTCCAAGAAAAGATTATAACTGAAAGAGATGGAAGAAGTGTTGTTCCTGTAAAAGCAGATTTTAAAGGGCAAATTAAAGGGATAGAACACGATAGATCTTCAAGTGGACAAACAGTATTTATTGAGCCACTATCAATAGTTGCTTTAAACAATAAGATGAGAGAATTAGAGATAAAAGAGAAAGAAGAGATTAGAAAGATCCTTTTAAGAATAACTGACTATATTAGAAATAGTAAAGATGATATAGATAAGGTTGGAGAGGCTATAATCACTCTTGATATTTTAAATGCAAGAGCAGTATATGGAATTGAGAAAAAATGTGTAGTTCCAAGTATTAATAATAGAGAGGTTTTAACTTTAGTAGATGCAAGACATCCATTTATTCCTGCTGATAAAGTTGTTCCTCTAACATTTGAAATAGGAAAAGACTACAATACACTTTTAATAACAGGACCAAATACTGGGGGGAAAACAGTTGCTCTAAAAACAGCTGGACTTTTAACATTAATGGCATTGACAGGAATACCAATCCCAGCTCATGAACACTCAAGTATAGGATTCTTTACAGGGGTATTTGCTGACATAGGAGATGAGCAAAGTATAGAGCAATCACTTTCATCTTTCTCAGCTCATCTAAAAAATGTTCAAGAGATACTTGAAAATGTAACTAAAGCATCTTTAGTATTGCTAGACGAGTTAGGATCAGGAACAGATCCAGCAGAAGGATCAGCTTTTGCTATGGCTGTAATAGATTATTTAAAAGATAAGAGATGTAAATCTATAATTACAACTCACTATAGTGAAGTTAAAGCTCATGGATATAATGAAGAGGGAATAGAAACAGCTTCAATGGAATTTAATGTAGAAACTCTGTCACCTACTTATAGACTTATGATAGGAATACCAGGAGAGAGTAATGCACTGACAATAGCTAGAAGATTAGGTGTATCTGAAGAGGTTATAAATAAAGCTAAAAGCTATATCAGTGATGATAATAAAAAAATAGAAAAGATGATTAGCAATATCAAAGATAAAGCTGATGAACTTGATGAGATGAAGAGACAAGTTGAGTTTTTAAAAGCAGCAGCTCAAAGAGATAAAGAGATCTTTGAAGAAAAACTTAGAGTTATTGAAAAAGAGAAAAACGAGATATTGAAACAAGCTTATGAAAAAGCTGATATTATGATGAGAGAGATGCAATCTAAGGCAGCAGCCCTTGTAGAAAAGATTCAAAAGGAAGAGAATAAGAAAGAGGATATTAAAAATGTTCAAAAGAGCTTAAATATGCTTAGATCAGCTCTTCAAGAGGATAAGAGTAAAAATGTAGAGGTAAAACCAAAAGTTGCTAGAAAGATAGATTACAAGGTTGGAGATAGATTGTTTGTAAACAGCTTAAATCAATTTGCAAATGTAATTAAAATTAATAAGGCTAAAGAGACAGTACAAGTACAAGCTGGAATTTTAAAGATGGAAGTATCTATGGATGATGTAAAAGTTGTTCATGAGAAGAAACAAAAAGAGTATAATACATTTGTGCATAAGAAAACAACTTCTGTAAGAAATGAAATTGATTTAAGAGGAAAAATGGTTGATGAGGGAATTTTTGAACTTGAAAACTATTTAGATAGAGCAGTTATGAACTCTTATACAGAAGTATATGTAATTCATGGTAAGGGAACAGGAGCTTTAAGAGAGGGAATTTTAAACTATTTGAAAAAATGTCCATATGTAAAAGAGTATAGAATAGGAGGACATGGAGAGGGAGGACTTGGATGTACTGTGGTAACTCTAAAATAG
- a CDS encoding Mini-ribonuclease 3-like protein, producing the protein MEYVDLRETSGVVLAYLGDAVWELYVRKYWISKGLNLQNLNRKVKECVNAKRQSVLYKEILPLLEEKYQQLGNRAKNGNIKTFPKSCSVMEYKEATAFEALIAAFYTDNREDLIEMALKKCIEGEV; encoded by the coding sequence ATGGAGTATGTAGATTTAAGAGAGACAAGTGGAGTAGTATTGGCATATTTAGGAGATGCTGTTTGGGAGCTATATGTAAGAAAATATTGGATTTCAAAGGGGTTAAATCTTCAAAACTTAAATAGAAAAGTAAAAGAGTGTGTCAATGCTAAGAGGCAAAGTGTACTGTATAAAGAGATTTTACCATTGCTAGAAGAAAAATATCAGCAATTAGGAAATAGAGCTAAAAATGGAAATATAAAGACTTTTCCTAAATCTTGTTCAGTGATGGAGTATAAAGAGGCAACAGCATTTGAAGCATTGATTGCAGCATTTTATACAGATAATAGAGAAGATTTAATAGAGATGGCATTAAAAAAATGTATAGAGGGTGAAGTATAG
- a CDS encoding ATPase, producing the protein MIKDIVSNEEVKRFFKNELKLNKKSGTYLFYGSDSDQLLEFALYFAKGLCCETFEDDFCDSCNVCQRIERLTYGDLEVVEDVNGIKVDTVRELGYKSSSSASEGKRKIFILKDIQKLKKEAGNSLLKLIEEPAENSFFILLTNSLNILPTIKSRSILVKIKKRDAEELDVDEFTYNFFLGNSRDIENFKISDIDLQKAESYEMIGVHLKKYEETEDFKEKVYIYKCIKDFINNRHYLAQQEKLYFAEEILRGANDRNLQRKIIEYTVSTLGNLSGLEDRLKLKSMLRFPVNMKLVLINLFLNL; encoded by the coding sequence ATGATAAAAGATATTGTTTCCAATGAAGAGGTAAAAAGATTTTTTAAAAATGAACTAAAATTGAATAAGAAATCAGGGACATATCTCTTCTATGGAAGTGATAGTGATCAACTTTTAGAATTTGCTCTATATTTTGCTAAAGGTTTATGTTGTGAGACTTTTGAAGATGACTTCTGTGACAGTTGTAATGTGTGTCAAAGAATAGAAAGATTGACATATGGAGATCTTGAAGTTGTAGAAGATGTAAATGGAATAAAAGTTGACACTGTAAGAGAATTAGGGTATAAGTCTTCATCATCTGCCTCTGAAGGTAAGAGAAAAATATTTATCTTAAAAGATATTCAAAAGTTAAAAAAAGAGGCTGGAAACTCTCTTTTGAAACTTATAGAAGAACCAGCAGAGAATAGTTTTTTTATTCTTTTAACAAATAGTTTAAATATTTTACCAACTATCAAATCTAGAAGTATTCTAGTTAAGATAAAGAAAAGAGATGCAGAGGAACTAGATGTAGATGAGTTCACTTATAATTTTTTTCTTGGAAATAGTAGAGATATAGAAAATTTTAAGATCAGTGATATAGATCTGCAAAAAGCTGAATCTTATGAGATGATAGGAGTTCATCTAAAAAAATATGAGGAAACAGAGGATTTTAAAGAGAAGGTTTATATTTATAAATGTATAAAAGATTTTATAAATAATAGGCACTATTTAGCTCAACAGGAAAAACTTTATTTTGCTGAAGAGATTTTAAGAGGAGCAAATGATAGAAATTTGCAGAGAAAAATAATAGAATACACAGTGTCAACATTAGGTAATTTAAGTGGTTTAGAAGATAGATTAAAACTTAAAAGTATGCTTAGATTTCCAGTAAATATGAAGCTTGTGTTGATAAATCTATTTTTAAATTTATAA